A part of Bombus huntii isolate Logan2020A chromosome 16, iyBomHunt1.1, whole genome shotgun sequence genomic DNA contains:
- the LOC126874625 gene encoding dynamin-like 120 kDa protein, mitochondrial isoform X2 codes for MKQILCGKIGDRIVLISKTSRYPLPLFSARHLISGKMNKVYQPLLASPHIRYFGNPNRTYAVFIGRVLRGALKVRYLLLGGAVGSGMTLQKKYEQWKEIIPDMSWLNDVFPNEEKWKDLRESVMTVKNIFTDKIEIDPRIKQFGEAKYKEYKEWFNQRLDDAIKAAEVDQIQPGIFDAISTIVSQLYSEAKQHVVNNTVAFARPLANDNIEEERKKAQKSQERLNAMQEEVMQIQLRYQRELERLERENKELRKQMLLRGSQKMSNKKIKKSLIDMYSDVLDELNDYDSTYSTADHLPRVVVVGDQSSGKTSVLEMIAQARIFPRGGGEMMTRAPVKVTLSEGPYHIAQFKDSSREFDLTKESELAELRREVELRMKNSVKNGKTVSPDVISMTVKGPGLQRMVLVDLPGIISTVTIDMAEDTRDAIRQMTQQYMSNPNAIILCIQDGSVDAERSNVTDLVSQMDPSGKRTIFVLTKVDLAEENLANPERVRKILSGKLFPMKALGYFAVVTGRGRQDDSIQTIKDYEEKFFRNSKLFKDGLVMSGQVTTRNLSLAVAECFWKMVRETVEQQADAFKATRFNLETEWKNNFPRLRELDRDELFERARGEILDEIINLSQVSPRHWEEVLMVRIWDKVSMHVFENIYLPAAQSGSPSTFNTTVDIKLRQWAEQQLPSRSVESGWECLQQEFQHFMNQAKLSPDHDDIFDNLKNAVVNEAMRRHYWEEKASEMLRVIQLNTLEDRSVNDKRDWDQAVRFLETSVKEKLQATEQILRDMLGPGRKERWLYWQSQSDDQQKRSAVKNELDKILYADKKHTPTLTQDELTTIRKNVQRNGLEIDNEFIRETWHPVYRRFFLQQSLARAYDCKKGYYLYHTGHENEMECNDVVLFWRIQQMLKVTANALRQQIMNREARRLDKEIKEVLEDYSQDNEMKQKLLTGRRVTLAEELKRVRQIQEKLEEFIQALNKEK; via the exons atgaaacaaattctTTGTGGTAAAATAGG AGATAGGATTGTGCTAATTTCAAAGACATCACGATATCCTTTACCTCTATTTAGTGCAAGACATTTAATATCTGGCAAGATGAACAAGGTTTATCAGCCATTACTAGCATCACCACATATACGCTACTTTGGAAACCCTAATCGGACATATGCAGTTTTTATTGGAAGAGTATTAAGAGGAGCATTAAAAGTTCGGTATCTTTTATTGGGTGGTGCAGTTGGTAGTGGAATGACTTTACAGAAG AAATATGAACAATGGAAAGAAATTATACCAGATATGAGTTGGTTGAATGATGTATTTCCTAATGAAGAAAAGTGGAAAGATTTACGTGAATCAGTTATGacggttaaaaatattttcacagATAAGATTGAAATTG ATCCACGTATAAAGCAGTTTGGCGAAGCTAAATATAAAGAGTACAAAGAGTGGTTCAATCAGAGACTGGATGATGCTATCAAGGCAGCTGAAGTTGATCAAATCCAACCAG GTATATTTGACGCAATCTCAACAATAGTATCCCAACTTTATTCAG aAGCGAAGCAGCACGTGGTGAACAATACTGTCGCGTTTGCTCGCCCATTAGCTAACGACAATATCGAAGAGGAACGTAAGAAAGCTC AAAAGTCACAAGAGCGATTGAACGCTATGCAAGAAGAAGTAATGCAAATACAATTAAGGTATCAACGTGAACTTGAACGATTAGAGAGAGAAAACAAAGAGCTTCGAAAGCAGATGCTACTACGTGGAAGTCAAAAAATGagtaacaaaaaaataaaa AAATCTTTGATCGACATGTACAGCGACGTTTTAGATGAACTTAATGATTATGATAGCACTTATTCTACTGCTGATCATTTACCAAGAGTGGTAGTAGTTGGTGATCAAAGTTCTGGCAAAACATCTGTATTAGAAATGATCGCTCAAGCAAGAATATTTCCTAG AGGTGGTGGCGAAATGATGACAAGAGCTCCAGTGAAAGTTACTTTAAGTGAAGGTCCTTATCATATAGCTCAATTCAAAGATAGTTCAAGAGAATTCGATTTGACGAAAGAGTCAGAATTAGCTGAGCTAAGACGCGAAGTAGAATTACGTATGAAAAACAGTGTTAAAAATGGCAAGACAGTTAGTCCAGATGTGATTTCGATGACTGTGAAAGGTCCAGGCCTTCAGCGTATGGTTCTCGTCGATTTGCCTGGTATAATCAGC ACAGTTACAATTGACATGGCGGAAGACACGCGAGATGCTATTCGACAAATGACTCAACAATATATGAGTAACCCTAATGCGATCATTCTATGTATCCAAGATGGTTCCGTGGATGCAGAAAGGAGCAATGTGACGGATCTCGTTTCTCAAATGGACCCTTCCGGCAAACGAACCATTTTTGTTTTAACTAAG GTAGATTTAGCAGAAGAGAACTTGGCCAATCCAGAACGTGTTCGTAAAATATTGTCTGGCAAACTATTCCCCATGAAAGCATTGGGCTACTTTGCTGTTGTCACTGGTAGAGGTAGACAGGATGATAGCATACAAACGATCAAAGATTAtgaagaaaaattctttagaaattcgaAGCTCTTTAA GGATGGCTTAGTAATGTCAGGTCAAGTTACAACAAGAAATTTGAGTCTCGCGGTTGCGGAATGTTTTTGGAAGATGGTTCGTGAGACTGTAGAACAACAAGCAGATGCATTTAAGGCCACTAGATTTAATCTTGAAACAGaatggaaaaataatttcccAAG attaaGGGAATTAGATAGAGAtgaacttttcgagagagcAAGAGGGGAGATTCTGGACGAAATTATAAATCTGTCTCAAGTTTCACCTAGACACTGGGAAGAGGTGTTAATGGTTAGAATCTGGGACAAAGTTAGCATGCACGTGTTCGAGAACATTTATTTACCCGCGGCTCAAAGCGGAAGTCCAA GCACATTTAATACCACTGTCGACATAAAACTTCGTCAGTGGGCTGAACAGCAGTTACcatctcgaagcgtcgaaagCGGTTGGGAATGCTTGCAACAGGAATTTCAACATTTCATGAATCAGGCAAAACTTAGTCCGGATCACGATGATATATTTGACAATCTAAAAAATGCAGTAGTTAACGAAGCTATGAGGCGACATTACTGGgaagaaaaa GCATCTGAAATGCTGCGAGTTATTCAACTGAACACTTTAGAGGATAGAAGTGTGAATGATAAACGTGATTGGGATCAGGCAGTTCGTTTTCTAGAAACCTCAGTTAAAGAGAAATTGCAAGCTACGGAACAAATTTTAAGAGACATGCTGGGTCCAGGTCGCAAGGAACGATGGCTGTATTGGCAGAGTCAGAGTGATGACCAACAGAAACGTTCAGCAGTGAAGAACGAATTAGATAAAATTCTTTATGCGGACAAA AAACATACTCCTACACTTACTCAGGATGAACTTACGACAATTAGGAAGAACGTGCAGCGAAATGGTTTGGAAATCGACAATGAATTCATTCGAGAAACGTGGCATCCAGTATATAGGAGATTTTTCTTGCAACAAAGCTTGGCTAGGGCGTACGATTGCAAGAAAGGATATTATCTCTATCACACTGGACATGAAAATGAA ATGGAGTGCAATGATGTTGTTTTGTTTTGGAGGATTCAGCAAATGCTGAAGGTTACTGCCAATGCACTTCGACAACAAATTATGAATCGAGAAGCTCGTAGGTtagataaagaaataaaagaagtattagaagaTTACAGTCAAGATAATGAAATGAAACAGAAACTGCTGACTGGTAGACGGGTCACTTTAGCCGAAGAATTAA AACGTGTTAGGCAAATTCAAGAGAAACTCGAGGAATTTATTCAAGCATTAAACAAAGAGAAATGA
- the LOC126874625 gene encoding dynamin-like 120 kDa protein, mitochondrial isoform X1, with amino-acid sequence MKQILCGKIGDRIVLISKTSRYPLPLFSARHLISGKMNKVYQPLLASPHIRYFGNPNRTYAVFIGRVLRGALKVRYLLLGGAVGSGMTLQKKYEQWKEIIPDMSWLNDVFPNEEKWKDLRESVMTVKNIFTDKIEIDPRIKQFGEAKYKEYKEWFNQRLDDAIKAAEVDQIQPGVDISFNRIFDAISTIVSQLYSEAKQHVVNNTVAFARPLANDNIEEERKKAQKSQERLNAMQEEVMQIQLRYQRELERLERENKELRKQMLLRGSQKMSNKKIKKSLIDMYSDVLDELNDYDSTYSTADHLPRVVVVGDQSSGKTSVLEMIAQARIFPRGGGEMMTRAPVKVTLSEGPYHIAQFKDSSREFDLTKESELAELRREVELRMKNSVKNGKTVSPDVISMTVKGPGLQRMVLVDLPGIISTVTIDMAEDTRDAIRQMTQQYMSNPNAIILCIQDGSVDAERSNVTDLVSQMDPSGKRTIFVLTKVDLAEENLANPERVRKILSGKLFPMKALGYFAVVTGRGRQDDSIQTIKDYEEKFFRNSKLFKDGLVMSGQVTTRNLSLAVAECFWKMVRETVEQQADAFKATRFNLETEWKNNFPRLRELDRDELFERARGEILDEIINLSQVSPRHWEEVLMVRIWDKVSMHVFENIYLPAAQSGSPSTFNTTVDIKLRQWAEQQLPSRSVESGWECLQQEFQHFMNQAKLSPDHDDIFDNLKNAVVNEAMRRHYWEEKASEMLRVIQLNTLEDRSVNDKRDWDQAVRFLETSVKEKLQATEQILRDMLGPGRKERWLYWQSQSDDQQKRSAVKNELDKILYADKKHTPTLTQDELTTIRKNVQRNGLEIDNEFIRETWHPVYRRFFLQQSLARAYDCKKGYYLYHTGHENEMECNDVVLFWRIQQMLKVTANALRQQIMNREARRLDKEIKEVLEDYSQDNEMKQKLLTGRRVTLAEELKRVRQIQEKLEEFIQALNKEK; translated from the exons atgaaacaaattctTTGTGGTAAAATAGG AGATAGGATTGTGCTAATTTCAAAGACATCACGATATCCTTTACCTCTATTTAGTGCAAGACATTTAATATCTGGCAAGATGAACAAGGTTTATCAGCCATTACTAGCATCACCACATATACGCTACTTTGGAAACCCTAATCGGACATATGCAGTTTTTATTGGAAGAGTATTAAGAGGAGCATTAAAAGTTCGGTATCTTTTATTGGGTGGTGCAGTTGGTAGTGGAATGACTTTACAGAAG AAATATGAACAATGGAAAGAAATTATACCAGATATGAGTTGGTTGAATGATGTATTTCCTAATGAAGAAAAGTGGAAAGATTTACGTGAATCAGTTATGacggttaaaaatattttcacagATAAGATTGAAATTG ATCCACGTATAAAGCAGTTTGGCGAAGCTAAATATAAAGAGTACAAAGAGTGGTTCAATCAGAGACTGGATGATGCTATCAAGGCAGCTGAAGTTGATCAAATCCAACCAGGTGTGGATATTTCCTTTAATC GTATATTTGACGCAATCTCAACAATAGTATCCCAACTTTATTCAG aAGCGAAGCAGCACGTGGTGAACAATACTGTCGCGTTTGCTCGCCCATTAGCTAACGACAATATCGAAGAGGAACGTAAGAAAGCTC AAAAGTCACAAGAGCGATTGAACGCTATGCAAGAAGAAGTAATGCAAATACAATTAAGGTATCAACGTGAACTTGAACGATTAGAGAGAGAAAACAAAGAGCTTCGAAAGCAGATGCTACTACGTGGAAGTCAAAAAATGagtaacaaaaaaataaaa AAATCTTTGATCGACATGTACAGCGACGTTTTAGATGAACTTAATGATTATGATAGCACTTATTCTACTGCTGATCATTTACCAAGAGTGGTAGTAGTTGGTGATCAAAGTTCTGGCAAAACATCTGTATTAGAAATGATCGCTCAAGCAAGAATATTTCCTAG AGGTGGTGGCGAAATGATGACAAGAGCTCCAGTGAAAGTTACTTTAAGTGAAGGTCCTTATCATATAGCTCAATTCAAAGATAGTTCAAGAGAATTCGATTTGACGAAAGAGTCAGAATTAGCTGAGCTAAGACGCGAAGTAGAATTACGTATGAAAAACAGTGTTAAAAATGGCAAGACAGTTAGTCCAGATGTGATTTCGATGACTGTGAAAGGTCCAGGCCTTCAGCGTATGGTTCTCGTCGATTTGCCTGGTATAATCAGC ACAGTTACAATTGACATGGCGGAAGACACGCGAGATGCTATTCGACAAATGACTCAACAATATATGAGTAACCCTAATGCGATCATTCTATGTATCCAAGATGGTTCCGTGGATGCAGAAAGGAGCAATGTGACGGATCTCGTTTCTCAAATGGACCCTTCCGGCAAACGAACCATTTTTGTTTTAACTAAG GTAGATTTAGCAGAAGAGAACTTGGCCAATCCAGAACGTGTTCGTAAAATATTGTCTGGCAAACTATTCCCCATGAAAGCATTGGGCTACTTTGCTGTTGTCACTGGTAGAGGTAGACAGGATGATAGCATACAAACGATCAAAGATTAtgaagaaaaattctttagaaattcgaAGCTCTTTAA GGATGGCTTAGTAATGTCAGGTCAAGTTACAACAAGAAATTTGAGTCTCGCGGTTGCGGAATGTTTTTGGAAGATGGTTCGTGAGACTGTAGAACAACAAGCAGATGCATTTAAGGCCACTAGATTTAATCTTGAAACAGaatggaaaaataatttcccAAG attaaGGGAATTAGATAGAGAtgaacttttcgagagagcAAGAGGGGAGATTCTGGACGAAATTATAAATCTGTCTCAAGTTTCACCTAGACACTGGGAAGAGGTGTTAATGGTTAGAATCTGGGACAAAGTTAGCATGCACGTGTTCGAGAACATTTATTTACCCGCGGCTCAAAGCGGAAGTCCAA GCACATTTAATACCACTGTCGACATAAAACTTCGTCAGTGGGCTGAACAGCAGTTACcatctcgaagcgtcgaaagCGGTTGGGAATGCTTGCAACAGGAATTTCAACATTTCATGAATCAGGCAAAACTTAGTCCGGATCACGATGATATATTTGACAATCTAAAAAATGCAGTAGTTAACGAAGCTATGAGGCGACATTACTGGgaagaaaaa GCATCTGAAATGCTGCGAGTTATTCAACTGAACACTTTAGAGGATAGAAGTGTGAATGATAAACGTGATTGGGATCAGGCAGTTCGTTTTCTAGAAACCTCAGTTAAAGAGAAATTGCAAGCTACGGAACAAATTTTAAGAGACATGCTGGGTCCAGGTCGCAAGGAACGATGGCTGTATTGGCAGAGTCAGAGTGATGACCAACAGAAACGTTCAGCAGTGAAGAACGAATTAGATAAAATTCTTTATGCGGACAAA AAACATACTCCTACACTTACTCAGGATGAACTTACGACAATTAGGAAGAACGTGCAGCGAAATGGTTTGGAAATCGACAATGAATTCATTCGAGAAACGTGGCATCCAGTATATAGGAGATTTTTCTTGCAACAAAGCTTGGCTAGGGCGTACGATTGCAAGAAAGGATATTATCTCTATCACACTGGACATGAAAATGAA ATGGAGTGCAATGATGTTGTTTTGTTTTGGAGGATTCAGCAAATGCTGAAGGTTACTGCCAATGCACTTCGACAACAAATTATGAATCGAGAAGCTCGTAGGTtagataaagaaataaaagaagtattagaagaTTACAGTCAAGATAATGAAATGAAACAGAAACTGCTGACTGGTAGACGGGTCACTTTAGCCGAAGAATTAA AACGTGTTAGGCAAATTCAAGAGAAACTCGAGGAATTTATTCAAGCATTAAACAAAGAGAAATGA
- the LOC126874625 gene encoding dynamin-like 120 kDa protein, mitochondrial isoform X4, producing the protein MKQILCGKIGDRIVLISKTSRYPLPLFSARHLISGKMNKVYQPLLASPHIRYFGNPNRTYAVFIGRVLRGALKVRYLLLGGAVGSGMTLQKKYEQWKEIIPDMSWLNDVFPNEEKWKDLRESVMTVKNIFTDKIEIDPRIKQFGEAKYKEYKEWFNQRLDDAIKAAEVDQIQPEAKQHVVNNTVAFARPLANDNIEEERKKAQKSQERLNAMQEEVMQIQLRYQRELERLERENKELRKQMLLRGSQKMSNKKIKKSLIDMYSDVLDELNDYDSTYSTADHLPRVVVVGDQSSGKTSVLEMIAQARIFPRGGGEMMTRAPVKVTLSEGPYHIAQFKDSSREFDLTKESELAELRREVELRMKNSVKNGKTVSPDVISMTVKGPGLQRMVLVDLPGIISTVTIDMAEDTRDAIRQMTQQYMSNPNAIILCIQDGSVDAERSNVTDLVSQMDPSGKRTIFVLTKVDLAEENLANPERVRKILSGKLFPMKALGYFAVVTGRGRQDDSIQTIKDYEEKFFRNSKLFKDGLVMSGQVTTRNLSLAVAECFWKMVRETVEQQADAFKATRFNLETEWKNNFPRLRELDRDELFERARGEILDEIINLSQVSPRHWEEVLMVRIWDKVSMHVFENIYLPAAQSGSPSTFNTTVDIKLRQWAEQQLPSRSVESGWECLQQEFQHFMNQAKLSPDHDDIFDNLKNAVVNEAMRRHYWEEKASEMLRVIQLNTLEDRSVNDKRDWDQAVRFLETSVKEKLQATEQILRDMLGPGRKERWLYWQSQSDDQQKRSAVKNELDKILYADKKHTPTLTQDELTTIRKNVQRNGLEIDNEFIRETWHPVYRRFFLQQSLARAYDCKKGYYLYHTGHENEMECNDVVLFWRIQQMLKVTANALRQQIMNREARRLDKEIKEVLEDYSQDNEMKQKLLTGRRVTLAEELKRVRQIQEKLEEFIQALNKEK; encoded by the exons atgaaacaaattctTTGTGGTAAAATAGG AGATAGGATTGTGCTAATTTCAAAGACATCACGATATCCTTTACCTCTATTTAGTGCAAGACATTTAATATCTGGCAAGATGAACAAGGTTTATCAGCCATTACTAGCATCACCACATATACGCTACTTTGGAAACCCTAATCGGACATATGCAGTTTTTATTGGAAGAGTATTAAGAGGAGCATTAAAAGTTCGGTATCTTTTATTGGGTGGTGCAGTTGGTAGTGGAATGACTTTACAGAAG AAATATGAACAATGGAAAGAAATTATACCAGATATGAGTTGGTTGAATGATGTATTTCCTAATGAAGAAAAGTGGAAAGATTTACGTGAATCAGTTATGacggttaaaaatattttcacagATAAGATTGAAATTG ATCCACGTATAAAGCAGTTTGGCGAAGCTAAATATAAAGAGTACAAAGAGTGGTTCAATCAGAGACTGGATGATGCTATCAAGGCAGCTGAAGTTGATCAAATCCAACCAG aAGCGAAGCAGCACGTGGTGAACAATACTGTCGCGTTTGCTCGCCCATTAGCTAACGACAATATCGAAGAGGAACGTAAGAAAGCTC AAAAGTCACAAGAGCGATTGAACGCTATGCAAGAAGAAGTAATGCAAATACAATTAAGGTATCAACGTGAACTTGAACGATTAGAGAGAGAAAACAAAGAGCTTCGAAAGCAGATGCTACTACGTGGAAGTCAAAAAATGagtaacaaaaaaataaaa AAATCTTTGATCGACATGTACAGCGACGTTTTAGATGAACTTAATGATTATGATAGCACTTATTCTACTGCTGATCATTTACCAAGAGTGGTAGTAGTTGGTGATCAAAGTTCTGGCAAAACATCTGTATTAGAAATGATCGCTCAAGCAAGAATATTTCCTAG AGGTGGTGGCGAAATGATGACAAGAGCTCCAGTGAAAGTTACTTTAAGTGAAGGTCCTTATCATATAGCTCAATTCAAAGATAGTTCAAGAGAATTCGATTTGACGAAAGAGTCAGAATTAGCTGAGCTAAGACGCGAAGTAGAATTACGTATGAAAAACAGTGTTAAAAATGGCAAGACAGTTAGTCCAGATGTGATTTCGATGACTGTGAAAGGTCCAGGCCTTCAGCGTATGGTTCTCGTCGATTTGCCTGGTATAATCAGC ACAGTTACAATTGACATGGCGGAAGACACGCGAGATGCTATTCGACAAATGACTCAACAATATATGAGTAACCCTAATGCGATCATTCTATGTATCCAAGATGGTTCCGTGGATGCAGAAAGGAGCAATGTGACGGATCTCGTTTCTCAAATGGACCCTTCCGGCAAACGAACCATTTTTGTTTTAACTAAG GTAGATTTAGCAGAAGAGAACTTGGCCAATCCAGAACGTGTTCGTAAAATATTGTCTGGCAAACTATTCCCCATGAAAGCATTGGGCTACTTTGCTGTTGTCACTGGTAGAGGTAGACAGGATGATAGCATACAAACGATCAAAGATTAtgaagaaaaattctttagaaattcgaAGCTCTTTAA GGATGGCTTAGTAATGTCAGGTCAAGTTACAACAAGAAATTTGAGTCTCGCGGTTGCGGAATGTTTTTGGAAGATGGTTCGTGAGACTGTAGAACAACAAGCAGATGCATTTAAGGCCACTAGATTTAATCTTGAAACAGaatggaaaaataatttcccAAG attaaGGGAATTAGATAGAGAtgaacttttcgagagagcAAGAGGGGAGATTCTGGACGAAATTATAAATCTGTCTCAAGTTTCACCTAGACACTGGGAAGAGGTGTTAATGGTTAGAATCTGGGACAAAGTTAGCATGCACGTGTTCGAGAACATTTATTTACCCGCGGCTCAAAGCGGAAGTCCAA GCACATTTAATACCACTGTCGACATAAAACTTCGTCAGTGGGCTGAACAGCAGTTACcatctcgaagcgtcgaaagCGGTTGGGAATGCTTGCAACAGGAATTTCAACATTTCATGAATCAGGCAAAACTTAGTCCGGATCACGATGATATATTTGACAATCTAAAAAATGCAGTAGTTAACGAAGCTATGAGGCGACATTACTGGgaagaaaaa GCATCTGAAATGCTGCGAGTTATTCAACTGAACACTTTAGAGGATAGAAGTGTGAATGATAAACGTGATTGGGATCAGGCAGTTCGTTTTCTAGAAACCTCAGTTAAAGAGAAATTGCAAGCTACGGAACAAATTTTAAGAGACATGCTGGGTCCAGGTCGCAAGGAACGATGGCTGTATTGGCAGAGTCAGAGTGATGACCAACAGAAACGTTCAGCAGTGAAGAACGAATTAGATAAAATTCTTTATGCGGACAAA AAACATACTCCTACACTTACTCAGGATGAACTTACGACAATTAGGAAGAACGTGCAGCGAAATGGTTTGGAAATCGACAATGAATTCATTCGAGAAACGTGGCATCCAGTATATAGGAGATTTTTCTTGCAACAAAGCTTGGCTAGGGCGTACGATTGCAAGAAAGGATATTATCTCTATCACACTGGACATGAAAATGAA ATGGAGTGCAATGATGTTGTTTTGTTTTGGAGGATTCAGCAAATGCTGAAGGTTACTGCCAATGCACTTCGACAACAAATTATGAATCGAGAAGCTCGTAGGTtagataaagaaataaaagaagtattagaagaTTACAGTCAAGATAATGAAATGAAACAGAAACTGCTGACTGGTAGACGGGTCACTTTAGCCGAAGAATTAA AACGTGTTAGGCAAATTCAAGAGAAACTCGAGGAATTTATTCAAGCATTAAACAAAGAGAAATGA